A single region of the Mycobacterium lentiflavum genome encodes:
- a CDS encoding MlaE family ABC transporter permease, whose amino-acid sequence MSYDFTYRLRTVASRLQGPVDDFGEQALFYGQTVRYVPNALTRYRKETIRLIAEMTLGAGALVMIGGTVGVAAFLTLASGGVIAVQGYSSLGNIGIEALTGFLSAFLNVRVVAPVIAGIALAATIGAGATAQLGAMRVSEEIDAVECMAVHSVSYLVSTRLIAGLVAIVPLYSLSVLAAFFAARFTTVYINGQSAGLYDHYFNTFLIPSDLLWSFLQAIVMSIAVMLVHTYYGYNTSGGPVGVGIAVGQAVRTSLIVVVVITLFISLAVYGASGNFNLSG is encoded by the coding sequence ATGAGTTACGACTTCACTTACCGGCTGCGTACCGTCGCGTCGCGGTTGCAAGGGCCGGTCGACGACTTCGGCGAGCAGGCGCTGTTCTACGGCCAAACCGTGCGCTATGTCCCCAACGCGCTGACCCGGTACCGCAAGGAGACGATCCGGCTGATCGCCGAGATGACGCTGGGGGCCGGCGCGCTGGTGATGATCGGCGGCACGGTCGGCGTCGCGGCGTTCTTGACGCTGGCCTCCGGCGGGGTCATCGCCGTCCAGGGTTACTCGTCGCTGGGCAACATCGGCATCGAGGCACTGACCGGCTTCCTGTCGGCGTTTCTGAACGTCCGCGTGGTCGCACCGGTCATTGCCGGTATCGCGCTCGCGGCCACGATCGGCGCCGGTGCCACCGCCCAACTGGGCGCCATGCGCGTGTCAGAAGAGATCGACGCCGTCGAATGCATGGCGGTGCACTCGGTGTCCTACCTGGTGTCGACGCGGCTGATCGCCGGCCTGGTTGCGATCGTCCCGCTGTATTCGCTGTCGGTGCTCGCCGCGTTCTTCGCCGCGCGCTTCACCACGGTATACATCAATGGGCAGTCGGCCGGTCTCTACGACCACTACTTCAATACGTTCCTGATCCCGTCGGACCTGCTTTGGTCGTTCCTGCAGGCCATCGTGATGTCCATCGCGGTGATGCTGGTCCATACGTATTACGGCTACAACACCAGCGGTGGGCCGGTGGGCGTGGGCATCGCGGTCGGTCAGGCGGTGCGAACCTCCCTGATCGTCGTCGTCGTGATTACTTTGTTCATCTCGCTGGCCGTTTACGGCGCGTCCGGTAACTTCAACCTCTCGGGTTAA
- a CDS encoding MlaE family ABC transporter permease, whose translation MIEQLAVPARAVGGFFEMTIDTARASFRRPFQGREFLDQTWMIARVSLVPTLLVSIPFTVLVAFTLNILLREIGAADLSGAGTAFGTITQLGPVVTVLVVAGAGATAICADLGARTIREEIDAMRVLGIDPIHRLVVPRVLASTVVALLLNGLVCAIGLSGGYVFSVFLQGVNPGAFINGLTVLTGLRELVLAEVKALLFGVMAGLVGCYRGLTVKGGPKGVGNAVNETVVYAFICLFVINVVMTAIGVRFSTK comes from the coding sequence TTGATCGAACAGCTTGCGGTTCCCGCCCGTGCTGTCGGCGGGTTTTTCGAGATGACGATCGATACGGCCCGTGCCTCTTTCCGGCGTCCGTTTCAAGGCCGCGAGTTTCTGGATCAGACGTGGATGATCGCGCGGGTGTCGTTGGTCCCGACCCTATTGGTGTCGATCCCGTTCACCGTCCTGGTCGCGTTCACCCTCAATATCTTGCTCCGTGAAATCGGCGCGGCGGACTTGTCCGGCGCCGGAACGGCGTTCGGCACCATCACCCAGCTGGGCCCGGTGGTGACCGTCCTCGTCGTCGCCGGGGCGGGCGCCACCGCGATCTGTGCCGACCTCGGTGCGCGCACCATCCGCGAAGAAATCGACGCGATGCGAGTGCTCGGCATCGACCCGATCCACCGGCTGGTGGTGCCCCGCGTTCTGGCGTCTACCGTTGTCGCACTGTTGCTCAATGGTTTGGTATGCGCGATCGGGTTGTCCGGTGGGTACGTTTTCTCCGTGTTTCTCCAGGGGGTGAATCCGGGCGCTTTCATCAACGGGTTGACCGTGTTGACCGGACTGCGCGAGTTGGTGCTCGCCGAAGTCAAGGCGTTGTTGTTCGGTGTGATGGCCGGTCTCGTCGGCTGCTACCGCGGCCTGACCGTCAAGGGCGGGCCGAAGGGCGTCGGCAACGCGGTCAACGAAACCGTCGTCTACGCGTTCATTTGTCTGTTCGTCATCAACGTCGTGATGACGGCCATCGGCGTGCGGTTCTCGACCAAATGA
- a CDS encoding 3-oxoacyl-ACP reductase has protein sequence MTSSTNATDLSGKVAVVTGAAAGLGRAEALGLARLGATVVVNDIAAALDASDVIDEISAAGSKAIAVTGDISQRATADELVSCADGLGGLDIVVNNAGITRDRMLFNMSDEEWDQVIAVHLRGHFLLTRNAATYWRSRAKDAGGSIFGRIVNTASEAGLVGPVGQANYGAAKAGIISLTLTAARALGRYGVCANAICPRARTAMTADVFGSAPDIEEGGVDPLSPDHVVNLVQFLSSPAAAEVNGQVFIVYGPQVTLVSAPTAEHRFTADGAAWDSAELSSTLRDYFAGRDPERNFSATALMEQ, from the coding sequence TTGACTAGCAGCACGAACGCGACCGATCTATCCGGGAAGGTCGCGGTGGTGACCGGTGCGGCCGCAGGTCTTGGGCGCGCCGAAGCGCTCGGTCTGGCCCGCCTAGGCGCTACCGTCGTCGTCAACGACATCGCCGCCGCCCTGGATGCCTCGGACGTGATCGACGAGATCAGTGCCGCCGGTTCCAAGGCCATCGCGGTGACCGGTGACATCAGTCAGCGCGCCACGGCCGACGAACTGGTGTCCTGTGCCGACGGCCTGGGCGGACTCGACATCGTGGTCAACAATGCCGGCATCACCCGCGACCGGATGCTGTTCAACATGTCCGACGAGGAATGGGACCAGGTCATCGCGGTGCATCTGCGGGGGCACTTCCTACTCACCCGCAACGCCGCGACCTACTGGCGGAGTCGGGCCAAGGACGCCGGCGGATCAATCTTCGGCCGGATCGTCAACACCGCCTCCGAGGCCGGACTGGTGGGGCCGGTCGGGCAGGCCAACTACGGCGCCGCCAAGGCCGGCATCATCTCGCTTACCCTGACCGCCGCGCGGGCGCTGGGCCGCTACGGTGTCTGCGCCAACGCGATCTGTCCCCGTGCGCGCACCGCGATGACGGCGGACGTGTTCGGTAGCGCACCAGATATAGAGGAGGGCGGCGTCGACCCGCTGTCACCCGATCACGTGGTGAACCTGGTGCAGTTCCTGTCGTCCCCCGCGGCCGCTGAGGTTAACGGTCAGGTGTTCATCGTCTACGGACCTCAAGTGACATTGGTCTCAGCGCCGACGGCGGAACACCGGTTCACCGCGGACGGCGCCGCATGGGACTCGGCTGAACTCAGCAGCACATTGCGCGACTACTTTGCTGGTCGGGATCCAGAACGTAACTTTTCCGCGACCGCGTTAATGGAACAATAG
- a CDS encoding ferredoxin has protein sequence MRVIVDRDRCEGNAVCLGIAPDIFDLDDEDYAVVKLDPIPSDQEDLAEQAIAECPRAALLRED, from the coding sequence GTGCGGGTGATCGTGGATCGTGACCGGTGCGAAGGCAACGCGGTGTGCTTGGGCATCGCACCAGATATCTTCGACCTCGACGATGAGGACTACGCCGTCGTGAAGCTCGATCCGATACCGTCCGACCAAGAAGATCTCGCCGAGCAGGCGATCGCCGAGTGCCCGCGCGCGGCGCTGCTGCGCGAAGACTAG
- a CDS encoding acyl-CoA dehydrogenase: MRISYTPEQEELRRELRSYFTALMTPERREALHSTQGEVGTGNAYRDTVAQMGKDGWLTLNWPKEYGGQDRSPMDSLIFTDEAAIAGVPVPFLTINSVAPTIMAFGTEEQKKFFLPKIAAGELHFSIGYSEPGAGTDLANLRTTAVRDGDDYVINGQKMWTSLIAYADWVWLAVRTNPEAKKHRGISMLVVPTTAEGFSWTPVHTMAGVDTSATYYSDVRVPVTNLIGEENGGWKLVTNQLNHERVALVSPQPIFLALREVREWAQNTKDDGGARLIDSEWVQLNLARVHAKAEVLKLINWELASAADETLSPADASAAKVYGTELATEAYRLLMEVLGTAATVRQDSPGALLRGRVERMHRACLILTFGGGTNEVQRDIIGMVALGLPRNR, translated from the coding sequence ATGCGCATCAGTTACACCCCTGAACAGGAGGAGTTGCGTCGCGAGCTGCGGTCGTACTTCACCGCGCTCATGACGCCGGAGCGCCGCGAGGCGCTGCACTCGACCCAGGGTGAGGTGGGAACGGGCAACGCCTATCGCGACACCGTTGCGCAGATGGGCAAGGACGGGTGGCTCACCCTGAACTGGCCCAAGGAATACGGCGGCCAGGACCGCTCCCCGATGGACTCGCTGATCTTCACCGACGAGGCCGCGATCGCGGGCGTGCCGGTGCCATTCCTGACGATCAACAGCGTGGCACCCACGATCATGGCGTTCGGCACCGAGGAGCAGAAGAAGTTCTTCCTGCCCAAGATCGCCGCCGGAGAGCTGCACTTCTCGATCGGCTACTCCGAGCCCGGTGCCGGTACCGACCTGGCGAACCTGCGAACCACGGCGGTCCGCGACGGCGATGACTACGTCATCAACGGTCAGAAGATGTGGACCAGCCTGATCGCCTACGCTGACTGGGTCTGGCTGGCGGTGCGCACCAACCCCGAGGCCAAGAAGCACCGCGGCATTTCGATGCTGGTGGTGCCGACGACCGCCGAAGGCTTCTCCTGGACGCCCGTGCACACGATGGCCGGGGTGGACACCAGCGCCACTTATTACTCGGACGTGCGCGTCCCGGTGACCAACCTGATTGGCGAGGAGAACGGCGGCTGGAAGCTGGTGACCAACCAGCTCAACCACGAGCGGGTCGCCCTGGTGTCGCCGCAACCGATCTTCCTGGCCCTGCGCGAGGTTCGCGAGTGGGCCCAAAACACCAAGGACGACGGGGGGGCCAGGCTGATCGATTCGGAGTGGGTCCAGCTGAACCTGGCGCGGGTGCACGCTAAGGCCGAGGTTCTCAAGCTGATCAACTGGGAGCTGGCGTCGGCGGCGGACGAAACCCTGTCGCCCGCGGACGCGTCGGCGGCCAAGGTGTACGGCACCGAACTTGCCACCGAGGCCTACCGGCTGCTGATGGAGGTGCTGGGTACCGCGGCGACCGTGCGCCAGGATTCGCCGGGTGCGCTGTTGCGCGGCCGGGTCGAGCGCATGCACCGGGCGTGCCTGATCCTCACCTTCGGCGGCGGCACCAACGAGGTGCAGCGCGACATCATCGGCATGGTCGCTCTCGGCCTGCCTCGAAACCGCTAA
- a CDS encoding acetolactate synthase large subunit, translated as MNGAQALINTLVDGGVDVCFANPGTSEMHFVAALDTVPQMRGVLALFEGVATGAADGYARIADRPAAVLLHLGPGLGNGLANLHNARRAHVPMVVVVGDHATYHKKYDAPLESDIDALAGTVSGWVRRTATAADVAPDTAEAIAASRARSQISTLILPADASWSDGAQAAATPPARPASADPLLVAEVAEVLRSGEPAVIMVGGDATRGPGLAAAARIAEATGARWLCETFPTRLERGAGVPAVERLAYFAEAATAQLDGAKHLILAGAKSPVSFFAYPNMPSDLVPAGCEVHVLADYLGAADALIALADEIASGAVAPLAAASRPQLPTGALTSASAADVIGALLPERTIVVDESNTSGLLLAQATAGAPAHDWLALTGGAIGYGIPTAVGAAVAAPDRPVLCLESDGSAMYTIAGLWTQARENLNVTTVLYDNSAYDILRIELQRVGAGSAPGPKALDLLDLSRPTMDFVKISEGMGVPARRVSTAEEFADALREGFAEPGPHLIDAVVPSITG; from the coding sequence GTGAACGGTGCGCAGGCTCTGATCAACACCCTGGTCGACGGCGGCGTGGACGTGTGCTTCGCTAATCCCGGCACCTCGGAGATGCACTTCGTGGCCGCGCTGGACACCGTTCCCCAAATGCGCGGCGTGCTAGCGCTTTTCGAGGGTGTCGCCACGGGCGCAGCCGATGGCTATGCCCGTATCGCCGATCGGCCGGCGGCGGTGTTGTTGCATCTGGGGCCGGGATTGGGCAACGGTCTGGCCAACCTGCACAACGCCCGCCGGGCGCATGTGCCGATGGTGGTCGTCGTCGGCGACCACGCCACCTATCACAAAAAGTACGACGCCCCACTGGAATCCGATATCGACGCGCTCGCGGGCACCGTCTCGGGATGGGTGCGCCGCACGGCTACCGCCGCCGACGTGGCGCCCGACACCGCCGAGGCGATCGCGGCGAGCCGGGCCCGCTCACAGATCTCCACGCTGATCCTGCCCGCCGACGCGTCCTGGTCGGACGGCGCCCAAGCCGCCGCAACACCGCCCGCGCGGCCGGCCAGTGCAGACCCGCTGCTGGTGGCCGAGGTCGCGGAGGTCCTGCGATCGGGAGAACCGGCGGTGATCATGGTGGGCGGTGACGCGACCCGCGGCCCCGGCCTGGCCGCCGCCGCGCGGATCGCCGAGGCAACCGGGGCCCGCTGGCTCTGCGAGACCTTTCCGACGCGCCTGGAACGCGGCGCCGGTGTTCCCGCCGTCGAGCGGTTGGCGTATTTCGCCGAGGCCGCCACGGCCCAGCTGGACGGCGCCAAGCATCTGATCCTGGCCGGTGCCAAATCTCCGGTGTCGTTCTTCGCCTATCCGAATATGCCCAGCGACCTGGTACCGGCGGGTTGCGAGGTGCACGTGCTCGCCGATTACCTCGGTGCGGCCGACGCGCTGATCGCACTCGCCGACGAGATCGCGTCCGGCGCGGTTGCGCCCCTGGCCGCCGCGTCGCGCCCGCAGTTGCCGACCGGCGCGTTGACCTCGGCGTCGGCGGCCGACGTGATCGGCGCGCTGCTGCCCGAACGCACGATCGTCGTCGACGAGTCGAACACCTCGGGCCTGCTGCTGGCGCAGGCCACCGCCGGGGCGCCGGCGCATGATTGGCTGGCGCTGACCGGTGGGGCGATCGGCTACGGCATTCCCACCGCGGTCGGTGCGGCGGTGGCCGCCCCGGACCGGCCGGTGCTCTGCCTGGAATCCGACGGGTCGGCGATGTACACGATTGCCGGGCTGTGGACGCAGGCGCGTGAGAACCTCAACGTGACTACCGTGCTGTACGACAACAGCGCCTACGATATCTTGCGGATCGAGCTGCAGCGCGTCGGTGCCGGGTCCGCGCCCGGTCCCAAAGCGCTGGATCTGCTTGATTTATCGCGTCCCACAATGGATTTCGTCAAGATCTCCGAAGGTATGGGGGTGCCGGCCCGCCGGGTGAGCACCGCCGAGGAGTTCGCCGATGCGCTGCGCGAAGGCTTCGCCGAACCCGGGCCGCATCTGATCGACGCGGTGGTGCCTTCGATTACGGGCTGA
- a CDS encoding MCE family protein, whose protein sequence is MADTVSRRTTVRLAAALLASLLVAFSVLTYLSYTAAFASVDTVTVAAPRAGLVMDKGAKVKYRGIQIGKVTDISYGGEQARLTLAINSDDLHFIPSNAPVHISGNTIFGAKSVEFVVPQAPSPTSLRPNAHVEASAVQLEVNTLFQSLMDLLHKVDPVELNGTLSAFAEGLRGHGDDLGALLSGLNTLTQQTNPKLPALQEDFRKTAIVTGVYADAAPDLNTIFDNLPTINKTVVDEQKNLNDTLLATIGLSNNAYETLEPAEKDLIDAINRLRAPLKVASDYSPEFGCLFAGIDRGLKEFGPILGVRKAGLFTSSSFVLGAPSYTYPESLPIVNASGGPNCRGLPDIPNKQNGGSWYRAPFLVTDNANIPYEPFTELQFDAPSTLQFLFHGSFAERDDF, encoded by the coding sequence ATGGCAGACACCGTATCGCGACGCACAACTGTTCGGCTGGCAGCGGCGCTGCTGGCCAGCTTGTTGGTGGCGTTTTCGGTGCTGACGTACCTCTCCTACACGGCGGCTTTCGCCTCCGTCGACACAGTCACCGTTGCGGCGCCGCGCGCGGGGCTGGTGATGGACAAGGGCGCCAAGGTCAAGTACCGCGGCATCCAGATCGGCAAGGTCACCGACATCAGCTACGGGGGTGAGCAGGCACGCCTGACGCTGGCGATCAACAGCGACGACCTGCATTTCATCCCCTCCAACGCGCCGGTGCATATCTCGGGAAATACGATCTTCGGCGCAAAGTCAGTGGAATTCGTTGTGCCCCAAGCTCCTTCGCCGACATCGCTACGCCCCAATGCACACGTCGAGGCCTCCGCGGTGCAGCTGGAAGTCAACACGCTGTTCCAGTCGTTGATGGATCTGCTGCATAAGGTCGACCCGGTGGAATTGAACGGGACTCTCAGCGCTTTCGCCGAAGGTCTGCGCGGTCATGGTGACGACTTGGGTGCGCTGCTGTCGGGCTTGAATACCCTGACGCAGCAAACGAACCCGAAGCTGCCTGCGTTGCAGGAGGATTTCCGCAAGACCGCGATCGTCACAGGCGTGTACGCCGACGCCGCCCCGGACTTGAACACGATCTTCGACAACCTGCCCACGATCAACAAAACCGTCGTCGACGAGCAGAAGAACCTCAACGACACCCTGTTGGCCACGATCGGCCTGTCCAACAACGCCTATGAGACGTTGGAACCGGCCGAGAAGGACCTCATCGACGCGATCAACCGGTTGCGCGCCCCCCTCAAGGTGGCCTCCGACTACTCACCAGAATTCGGCTGCCTGTTCGCGGGCATCGATCGGGGGCTCAAGGAGTTCGGCCCAATTCTGGGTGTCCGCAAGGCGGGCCTGTTCACCTCGTCGAGCTTCGTGCTGGGCGCGCCGTCCTACACGTATCCGGAGTCCCTGCCGATCGTCAACGCCTCCGGCGGACCCAACTGCCGTGGGCTGCCGGACATTCCGAACAAGCAGAACGGCGGATCGTGGTATCGGGCGCCGTTCCTGGTCACCGACAACGCCAACATCCCGTACGAGCCGTTCACCGAACTGCAGTTCGACGCACCCTCGACGCTGCAGTTCTTGTTCCACGGGTCCTTCGCGGAACGGGACGACTTCTGA
- the fadD17 gene encoding long-chain-fatty-acid--CoA ligase FadD17 — MIPADPTVTKLLQPLAEIDDRGIYFEESFTSWRDHLRHGAAIVATLRERLDPNRPPHVGVLLENTPFFSAMLTAAGMSGIVPVGLNPVRRGEALARDISRADCQVVLADSKSAATLDDIDHLNVDSAQWVAEVDTHRDAGLSFQPASAEDLFMLIFTSGTSGEPKAVKCSHGKVAIAGITMAQRFDLGRDDVCYVSMPLFHSNAVLVGWAVAAACRGSMALRRKFSASNFMVDVRRYGATYANYVGKPLSYVLAQPEQPDDADNPLRAVYGNEGVPTDIERFARRFDCRVQDGFGSTEGGVAIARTPDTPPGALGPLTEGLDIVDPETGQSCPPGVVGELVNTSGPGRFEGYYNDAAAEAQRMAGGIYHSGDLAYRDEDGFAYFAGRLGDWMRVDGENLGAAPIERVLLRYPDAAEVAVYAIPDPVVGDQVMAALVMAQGREFDTEKFRTFLAEQPDLGPKQWPSYVRISAELPRTVTFKVLKRQLAAEGIDCHDRVWPIPR, encoded by the coding sequence CTGATTCCGGCCGACCCGACGGTCACCAAGCTGCTTCAGCCGCTGGCTGAGATCGACGACCGGGGGATCTACTTCGAGGAGTCGTTCACCAGCTGGCGCGATCACCTGCGCCACGGTGCCGCAATCGTGGCGACGTTGCGTGAACGGCTCGACCCGAACCGGCCGCCGCACGTCGGCGTGCTGCTGGAGAACACGCCGTTCTTCTCGGCGATGTTGACGGCGGCCGGGATGTCGGGGATTGTGCCGGTCGGTCTCAACCCGGTGCGCCGCGGCGAGGCACTGGCACGCGATATCAGCCGGGCCGACTGCCAGGTAGTCCTGGCCGACTCGAAATCCGCTGCGACACTGGATGATATCGACCACCTGAACGTCGACTCGGCGCAGTGGGTCGCCGAAGTCGACACACATCGTGATGCCGGGTTGAGTTTTCAGCCAGCGTCGGCCGAAGACCTTTTCATGCTGATCTTCACCTCGGGCACCAGCGGTGAACCGAAGGCGGTCAAGTGCAGCCACGGCAAGGTCGCGATCGCCGGAATAACGATGGCACAACGGTTCGACCTCGGCCGTGACGACGTCTGCTATGTGTCGATGCCGCTGTTTCATTCCAACGCTGTTCTGGTCGGCTGGGCGGTGGCCGCGGCATGCCGGGGCTCAATGGCGTTGCGGCGCAAGTTCTCTGCATCGAACTTCATGGTCGACGTCCGCCGCTACGGCGCGACCTACGCCAACTACGTGGGCAAGCCGCTGTCGTACGTGCTGGCCCAGCCCGAGCAGCCCGACGACGCGGACAACCCGCTGCGGGCGGTGTACGGCAACGAGGGCGTGCCCACCGACATCGAGCGGTTCGCACGCAGATTCGACTGCAGGGTGCAGGACGGGTTCGGCTCGACCGAAGGTGGAGTCGCGATCGCCCGCACCCCCGATACGCCGCCGGGCGCCTTGGGGCCGCTGACCGAGGGGCTGGACATCGTCGACCCCGAGACCGGCCAGTCCTGCCCACCGGGAGTCGTCGGCGAGCTGGTAAACACCAGCGGGCCAGGCCGTTTCGAGGGGTACTACAACGACGCTGCAGCCGAGGCGCAGCGAATGGCCGGCGGGATCTACCACAGTGGTGACCTCGCCTATCGCGATGAGGACGGATTCGCGTACTTCGCTGGGCGCCTTGGTGATTGGATGCGGGTCGACGGCGAGAACCTCGGCGCAGCGCCGATCGAACGGGTACTGCTGCGATACCCCGACGCGGCCGAGGTCGCCGTGTATGCGATCCCCGATCCGGTGGTCGGTGACCAGGTGATGGCTGCTTTGGTGATGGCGCAGGGTCGCGAGTTCGATACCGAGAAATTCCGGACGTTCCTGGCCGAGCAGCCCGACCTCGGGCCCAAACAGTGGCCGTCGTACGTCCGGATCAGTGCGGAGTTGCCGCGGACGGTGACATTCAAGGTGCTCAAACGCCAGTTGGCGGCCGAAGGTATCGACTGTCATGATCGGGTATGGCCGATACCCCGATAG
- a CDS encoding acyl-CoA dehydrogenase family protein, whose amino-acid sequence MDFTTTEAAADLGGLVDTIVDSVCTPEHQRELDGLEQRFDRGLWQKLIEADILTSASASTLGGDGFGALEQVAILVALGRQLAAVPYLESVMLGAGVLARFGSQDLQQTWGVPAVKGEKILTVALDGEMGEGPVQATRTGDGYQLTGTRTQVFFGPVADAFLVPAETDSGTAVFLVSAEGKGVKVTTLATTGKNSVGHLALDGVAVNEARKVGGSEVVAWLGTLGTLGRSAYQLGVLDRGLQMTAEYAREREQFDRPIGSFQAVSQRLADGYIDVKGLRLTLTQAAWKVSEDIPAEIDVASAAFWAADAGHRVAHTIVHVHGGVGVDTDHPAHRYFLAAKEAEFALGGATAQLRRIGRELAETPA is encoded by the coding sequence ATGGATTTCACGACAACCGAAGCGGCGGCGGACCTCGGCGGCCTGGTCGACACGATCGTGGACTCGGTGTGCACACCGGAGCACCAGCGCGAGCTCGACGGGCTCGAGCAACGGTTCGACCGCGGCCTGTGGCAGAAGCTGATCGAGGCCGACATCCTCACCAGCGCGTCGGCGTCGACGCTGGGCGGCGACGGTTTCGGCGCGCTCGAACAGGTTGCGATCCTGGTTGCGCTGGGACGCCAGCTGGCCGCCGTGCCGTACCTGGAATCGGTGATGCTGGGCGCCGGGGTGCTGGCGCGCTTCGGCTCTCAGGATCTGCAGCAGACCTGGGGAGTCCCGGCCGTCAAAGGCGAGAAGATCCTGACGGTGGCCCTGGACGGCGAGATGGGCGAGGGCCCCGTGCAGGCCACCCGCACGGGCGACGGCTACCAGCTGACCGGTACGCGTACGCAGGTCTTCTTCGGCCCCGTTGCGGACGCCTTCCTGGTTCCTGCTGAAACCGATTCCGGCACAGCCGTTTTCCTGGTGAGCGCCGAAGGCAAGGGCGTCAAGGTGACCACGCTGGCGACCACCGGCAAGAACAGTGTCGGGCATCTCGCGTTGGACGGCGTAGCGGTAAACGAGGCCCGGAAGGTCGGCGGAAGCGAAGTCGTCGCCTGGCTCGGCACGCTGGGAACCCTGGGCCGCAGCGCGTATCAGCTCGGGGTGCTCGATCGCGGTTTGCAGATGACGGCCGAATACGCGCGCGAGCGTGAGCAATTCGACCGTCCGATCGGCAGCTTCCAAGCGGTGTCGCAGCGACTGGCCGACGGCTACATCGACGTCAAGGGGCTGCGGTTGACGCTCACCCAAGCGGCGTGGAAGGTCTCCGAGGACATACCCGCCGAGATCGACGTGGCCAGCGCCGCGTTCTGGGCCGCCGACGCCGGACACCGTGTCGCGCACACCATCGTGCACGTGCACGGTGGCGTGGGTGTCGACACCGATCACCCGGCGCACCGGTATTTCCTAGCCGCCAAAGAAGCCGAGTTCGCGTTGGGCGGCGCCACTGCGCAGCTGCGCCGGATCGGTCGCGAGCTGGCGGAAACGCCTGCCTAG
- a CDS encoding MCE family protein codes for MAGSEMPSHRSMVIKVSIFTVVMLLVAAGLVVVFGDFRFGNESTYHATFTDASRLKAGQKVRISGVPVGSVNGVKLNPDNTVDVAFGIDSRYTLYSSTRAVIRYENLVGDRFLEITSGPGELRKLAPGATINAQHTQPALDLDALLGGLRPVLKGLDADKVNTISGAIIELLQGQGGALSNVLADTSAFSTALGRRDQLIGDTITNLNQVLGTIDQKSAQFSTSVDQLQQLISGLAKNKDSIAGAIPPLASTTTDLTELLKNSRRPLQEILKNTRPLATEIDNRKAEVDNDVEQLGEDYLRLAALGAYGSFFNIYFCSVTIKINGPAGSDIRLPLGGQVDPSQGRCAFVKQ; via the coding sequence ATGGCGGGTTCGGAGATGCCATCGCACCGGTCGATGGTGATCAAGGTCAGCATCTTCACGGTAGTGATGCTGCTGGTCGCCGCGGGCCTGGTGGTGGTATTCGGCGACTTCCGATTCGGCAACGAAAGCACCTATCACGCTACGTTTACCGACGCGTCCCGACTGAAGGCCGGCCAAAAGGTACGCATTTCCGGTGTGCCCGTCGGTTCGGTGAACGGCGTCAAACTCAACCCGGACAACACCGTCGACGTCGCGTTCGGCATCGACAGCCGCTACACGCTGTACTCGTCGACACGCGCGGTGATCCGCTACGAAAACCTGGTAGGTGACCGTTTCCTCGAGATCACGTCGGGTCCGGGGGAGCTGCGCAAGCTCGCGCCGGGTGCCACCATCAACGCCCAACACACCCAGCCCGCACTGGATTTGGATGCGCTGCTAGGTGGACTGCGGCCGGTGCTCAAGGGTCTGGACGCCGACAAGGTCAATACGATCAGCGGCGCCATCATCGAGTTGTTGCAGGGCCAGGGTGGAGCGTTGTCGAATGTGCTGGCCGACACCAGTGCTTTCTCGACGGCGCTGGGCCGGCGCGACCAACTCATCGGTGACACGATCACCAATCTGAACCAGGTGCTGGGCACCATCGATCAAAAGAGCGCGCAATTCTCGACCAGCGTCGACCAGCTGCAGCAATTGATCAGTGGGCTGGCCAAGAACAAGGACTCGATCGCCGGCGCCATTCCGCCACTGGCCTCGACAACCACGGATCTGACTGAGCTGCTGAAGAATTCACGTCGGCCGCTGCAAGAAATCCTGAAAAACACCCGGCCGTTGGCCACCGAAATCGACAACCGCAAGGCCGAGGTCGACAACGACGTCGAGCAACTGGGCGAGGACTATCTACGCCTGGCCGCACTCGGTGCCTATGGCTCCTTCTTCAACATCTACTTCTGCTCCGTGACGATCAAGATCAACGGACCGGCCGGCAGCGACATCCGTCTGCCCCTTGGTGGCCAGGTGGATCCCAGCCAAGGGAGGTGCGCTTTTGTCAAGCAATGA